The stretch of DNA AATATCCAATAATTCTCAAAAAAACTAGAACTTCGCAACACAAACATGATTCAACAATATCAACAATTCAACAAATGAACCAAAAACAGAGTGGCTTAGACATAAATTTGGGAAATGAGTGTTCTAAAAATGCTTACAACTGGTCAAAAAAGACTTTTGAGAATAGAAAAGGAAAGGCTGGAGATTTGGCTTTAGACATTGAAGGTGGTTTTGCGAATATGCTACAATTTGGTAAAATGAGGATTGGGATTGCTTCTGATGGCATTGGCACAAAAATAGAATTAGCAGAACGCAGCCGTATATACGATACACTTGGCTACGATTTATTGGCAATGGTGGCCGATGACTTGGTAGCAGGTGGCTTTGAACCTACCAATATTTCTAATATCATTGATGTGGATTTACTCGATTATGACACAATTGATGCGCTTATGAAAGGTCTACACGATGCGTGTAATTTTGCAGGAGTAGCCATCTCAGGGGGTGAGATTGCAGAACTGGGCAATCGCATAAGTGGATATGGTGAGGGGATGCACTTTAATTGGTGTTCGACTGCTGTTGGAGTTTTGCATGAAAGTTTGCAGAAACCAATTGATGGCCAAAATATTGAAGTGGGTGATGCGGTGATTAGCTTGCAAAGTCGAGGCTTTCGCAGCAATGGTTTTTCGCTGATTCGTAGAATTATGCAACAGACCTATGGTGATTTGTGGCATGTTCAATCTTATGACGAGCAAACAACTTGGGGCGAAAAACTGCTAACTCCTTCTTTGGTTTTTTCACCTGCTATTATGAGTTTACTCAATGCGGGTTTCCAATTAAATGGAATTGCTCATATTACTGGTGGAGGCATTGCGGATAATTTTCAAAGGGTATTGAAAAAAGCAGGAGTAGGCGCAGAATTAGATAATTTGTTTCCTCCTCATTTGGTAATGCAAAGGCTTCAAAAATTGGGTGATGTCGATACGAACAAAGCTTATTTGTATTGGAATATGGGTAATGGGATGTTGATTGTCTTGCCACAAACTTCTGCGGATGAGGCTTTTTCTTTGCTGGGGGATAGTGGTTATAACGCACGCATTGCAGGACAAATCGTTGAAGGTAAATTCGTTCACATTGTTACGGATAGTGTCGATTTGAAGGAAACTTATTGAAAGGCAAATATTGATTTTCCATACCTTTGCAAACCAAAAGCAATCATTGGTTGTTTAAGCAATGTTGTTTATCTGATACAAAAAAATACATAGTAATGATAGGTTCAAAAAGAGTGGTAAGCATTTACACCGAAGCAACACCGAATCCAGAAACCATGAAATTCGTGTTGAATAAGATGTTGTATGCTCAAAATAGTGCTGATTTTCCTACTCGTGAGGATGCAGAGGGAGCTTCTGATTTGGCAATTGGCTTGTTTGATGAATTTCCGTATGTCAAAGGTGTTTTTATTATGAACAACTTTGTAACGGTTACGAAAACACCTACTACTGAATGGTTTGAGGTGGTTCCCGATATTCGAGAATATATCCGTCAATATGTAGAAGAGGAGGGTCATATAATTGATGAAAATGTACTTCGACAAAAACTAGCGGACAAACCAGGTGGCGACCCAAATGAAGTGAGTGTGGACGATTCTGAAATAGAAGTAAAAATCAAAGAATTGATTAAAACGTATGTGCAACCTGCGGTAGAAATGGACGGCGGCAGTATTGTATTTCGGTCTTACAATGAAGGCATCGTTTACTTGGGAATGCAGGGTTCTTGTAGTGGCTGCCCTTCTTCTACGGTAACACT from Chitinophagales bacterium encodes:
- a CDS encoding NifU family protein, which codes for MIGSKRVVSIYTEATPNPETMKFVLNKMLYAQNSADFPTREDAEGASDLAIGLFDEFPYVKGVFIMNNFVTVTKTPTTEWFEVVPDIREYIRQYVEEEGHIIDENVLRQKLADKPGGDPNEVSVDDSEIEVKIKELIKTYVQPAVEMDGGSIVFRSYNEGIVYLGMQGSCSGCPSSTVTLKAGIEGLMKRMIPEIISVEAEMM
- a CDS encoding AIR synthase-related protein, which translates into the protein MNQKQSGLDINLGNECSKNAYNWSKKTFENRKGKAGDLALDIEGGFANMLQFGKMRIGIASDGIGTKIELAERSRIYDTLGYDLLAMVADDLVAGGFEPTNISNIIDVDLLDYDTIDALMKGLHDACNFAGVAISGGEIAELGNRISGYGEGMHFNWCSTAVGVLHESLQKPIDGQNIEVGDAVISLQSRGFRSNGFSLIRRIMQQTYGDLWHVQSYDEQTTWGEKLLTPSLVFSPAIMSLLNAGFQLNGIAHITGGGIADNFQRVLKKAGVGAELDNLFPPHLVMQRLQKLGDVDTNKAYLYWNMGNGMLIVLPQTSADEAFSLLGDSGYNARIAGQIVEGKFVHIVTDSVDLKETY